From the genome of Deltaproteobacteria bacterium, one region includes:
- a CDS encoding BrnT family toxin yields the protein MYIWDSAKNLINQSKHGISFDEARDAIFEGPNLIVNNVARQNGEPRHAIIGKFNGKYYVGIFTIRAEGIRIISVRRARHEEEKQAKEKGL from the coding sequence ATGTATATCTGGGATTCTGCAAAGAACTTAATAAATCAAAGCAAGCACGGTATCAGCTTTGATGAAGCTCGGGACGCTATCTTTGAAGGACCAAACTTGATAGTAAATAATGTCGCCAGACAAAACGGCGAACCACGCCATGCGATAATTGGTAAATTCAACGGCAAATATTACGTAGGTATTTTTACGATTAGAGCCGAAGGCATTCGCATCATCTCAGTAAGGAGAGCAAGACATGAAGAAGAAAAACAAGCCAAAGAAAAAGGACTTTGA
- a CDS encoding helix-turn-helix transcriptional regulator, which yields MITNKNKIPKGYQLASTVLEKKIGVLSFGKMINSLRVCDEISQIDLAKKTGISRAFLCDIEKGRRLASPALAAKLAKLMGYSVEHFISVAIQDQLRRDGIHLKVSLKAA from the coding sequence ATGATTACTAATAAAAATAAAATTCCCAAAGGGTATCAATTGGCTTCAACCGTTTTAGAAAAAAAAATTGGTGTTCTTAGCTTTGGTAAAATGATTAATTCTCTAAGAGTTTGTGATGAAATTTCTCAAATAGATTTGGCGAAGAAAACCGGGATCTCCAGAGCTTTTCTTTGCGATATCGAAAAAGGTCGTCGTCTAGCCTCTCCTGCCCTGGCAGCAAAACTTGCAAAATTAATGGGGTATTCAGTAGAGCATTTTATTTCTGTTGCCATTCAAGATCAACTTCGCCGTGATGGAATACATTTAAAGGTGAGTTTAAAAGCTGCGTAG